A window from Acropora palmata chromosome 14, jaAcrPala1.3, whole genome shotgun sequence encodes these proteins:
- the LOC141865845 gene encoding phospholipid-transporting ATPase ABCA1-like yields MKFFDQLKLLVWKNFTLRRRSHLKNIVELIWPLVLFLILVGVRSKDKYGAYNVSNSVYRPRALPSAGVLPFTRSLLCDFRTAKTNDYQELLTGLPNLRSSSLSRLLEDSLPILANSSLMERLKRIRSDYQQFQTDQQALSQLLGGRSRQLQWQQYNLTDVPLEKLLKDPAGFQQFLLDTANLNPRIISDLLNSTVNVQRIMATFQPLLQTPSSALPFNLFPFPGTLRNQQTMSLLLPLFLVGVGSVGGISGTALKEVICVPSSPLNLQEIINGPNVTEVKMALCSLNDSTVGKIGRELQNQLQLPNTQEVQNVQRLLSALSYDWGNLTKDLQALQPLSRLSRDFSDFSRDIGQRNRTFRQTLCGRSATENSNNSDVGNISTNAAQSIGLGLLASACGLSNDTFGGFDLKQLPSAMSRLWPTVFGNATNSSSSHPKSCRDLNYNTVNRKDTCSIINPQDRVDCGWPGISKKQCLASGCCFDDTIQGERFCFYKAEEAKCNCYVGKLVRNAAGVTGNAGRPSYDGAVVKVASIFLKGQILYTPDNNITQEIINQIKSELSFIVRIKEFAYWWVNNTDMIHKMVLDTTNELKRPINKRVCNLVPFLSNTSGEERQQELPFLLFPELKEYRNLLLNSTSNNTITQLSESLGLLLNSTSNETITLLPESFDAVGTLQMLDMLFGTIAEIFSCVDHEYFQAYNNEESMVKRAVNTSALPTIASLVFESLDDTDDMPQFVKYKIRQDVDFTPATYRIRNWYWRPGPADSFRSRGYFNTGFLYLQDLIDRALMKLMLNETVVEPGVYLQEFPYPCYVKDNFVRFIGGTMPLVKTLAWIFTVAMIVKSVVHEKERRLKEVMKVMGLGNGVHWVAWFINCSALMLVTIIILVVILKGGRILWHSNPMIIFLFMFAFMMATIMLCFLITVFFARANLAAACGGIIFFLTYLPYVFVRWFEEYMLTWHKALVSLLSTTSFGICCNYIARYEEQGVGAQWSNLFSSPVTDDGYSLGFAIVMMFVDAVIYGLLTWYIEAILPGQYGIPRPWYFPFQKSYWFETAKRNTVDVYAPGDQQGMNFSSRDAAMTYRSGGSRSDGMDEVTFQNLEGGCVTDKEPTHLPLGCSIRNLVKIYKDGNKLAVDGLNLNLYEGQITSFLGHNGAGKTTTMSVLTGLFPPTSGTAIINGFDIRTDIDLVRKSLGICPQYNVLFDGLTVEEHLWFYASLKGMRKSEIPEEVEKFLKDVGLQNKRHELSKNLSGGMKRKLSVALAFLAGSKVVILDEPTAGVDPYARRGIWDLLLQYKSGRTVLLSTHHMDEADILGDRIAIISQGKLQCCGSSLFLKGHYGNGYYVTLTKKTPEDRPDTARTVQDITFGNMSANDPAASLASSVDEGVGLDSVDTSEQGSLSSIPTKSSPVATLPDSEVYCSEPVVSSFIKSHIPSAQLVENVGSELTYVLPAEMAREGRFQDLFEELDRSLDKLHIGSYGVSDTTLEEVFLKVAEEADIEEEQDKLAAEMPKRRKSFRRHLSRGSRSSRTSANNFSDREQLLTETFQEIDGDYEEEITEVPPVFESTDGRYEAVDKRLSGLKLLRTQFWALLVKRFHHARRNRKGFLSQILLPAIFVCIAMAVAKIRPSYEMPPLELTTDMFLNAEPHVHYLPFALDSQRGNSTDDLTDMVVKFPGVGPACLERSCARKPIIFSKRPREPVSKTQCDCQTTGNAQCPASAGGPRPSQWDSFTGDKLQNLTGRNLTDYLLKTYGNFIRRRYGGVSFGDDFKNIPDSVNQFNFNNSFGLIKKHNAKAWYNTKGYHAPPTFLNVLNNAILRRKAAVKGFNSSQFGISVVNHPMNYTEEQLSEQSIYNRIVDVLVAICVVFALSFVPASFVVYLVSERECKAKHLHLVSGVRPYIYWLSTYVWDLANYTIPSICCILIFLAFGEDSYTSARNFPPTLLLLLLYGWSITPLMYPASFIFKESSTAYIVLICVNLFIGINTTLITFILEFFADDQELVDVNNALKKVFLIFPNYCLGRGLIDLAKNQFMDVFQRFGINNVRDPFSWDITGRNILMMIIQGFLFFFITVMIEYRFFLPRRRVNVALKPLDAKDEDEDVQRERLRIERGGGSSDILRVDNLTKVYQSRKKRNVAVNRLCVGVPKGECFGLLGVNGAGKTTTFKMLTGDIAVTQGEAFVDGYSILKNIHNAHQSMGYCPQFDGLDDLLTAAEHLQLYARLRGVPEGDVKQLVDHLIQRMNLTQYRDRCAGGYSGGNKRKLSTAIALVGNPPIIFLDEPTTGMDPKARRFLWNVIIGIVKEGRTVILTSHSMEECESLCNRVAIMVNGQFKCLGSPQHLKSKYGDGYTVTLRVGGEPSKLDEVSEFITSLFPGAVLKDKHHNQLEYQFPSQGLALSQVFGHLEANRKIFDIEDYSVSQTTLDQVFINFAKNQTDGDSEEIEDLNTRSREDDPAVTEPEQGRDATVTYVRMTDLLTDVSV; encoded by the exons atGTGCCCTTGGAAAAATTGCTGAAAGACCCAGCCGGATTTCAACAATTTCTCTTAGATACTGCAAATCTTAACCCAAGGATAATATCAGATCTCCTTAACAGCACTGTCAATGTACAAAGA attATGGCAACTTTTCAGCCCCTTTTGCAGACTCCATCAAGTGCACTACCCTTCAATTTGTTTCCATTTCCTGGAACATTGAGAAATCAACAAACAATGAGTTTGCTGCTTCCTCTGTTTCTGGTGGGAGTAGGG TCAGTGGGAGGAATCAGTGGAACAGCGTTGAAGGAGGTCATTTGTGTCCCAAGCTCTCCACTTAATCTTCAAGAAATCATCAATGGCCCCAATGTG ACTGAAGTGAAAATGGCACTGTGCAGTCTCAATGATTCTACTGTGGGTAAAATTGGAAGGGAGCTTCAAAACCAGCTTCAACTTCCTAACACACAAGAAGTACAG AATGTACAAAGGCTCCTGTCAGCATTATCATATGATTGGGGAAACCTTACAAAAGAT CTCCAAGCCCTTCAACCCCTATCTCGGCTGTCAAGAGACTTTTCAGATTTCTCAAGGGATATTGGCCAACGCAACCGCACTTTCAGACAAACTCTCTGTGGAAGATCTGCGACAGAGAATTCTAACAACAGTGATGTTGGCAACATTAGCACCAATGCAGCCCAGAGCATTGGTTTGGGCTTGTTAGCCAGTGCTTGTGGACTCTCAAATGACACCTTTGGAGGCTTTGATCTAAAGCAGCTGCCCTCTGCAATGTCACGTCTGTGGCCAACAGTCTTTGGCAATGCAACAAATTCAAGTTCCAGTCACCCCAAATCCTGCCGTGATCTGAATTACAACACTGTTAATCGCAAAG ACACATGTTCAATCATAAACCCCCAAGATCGTGTTGACTGTGGCTGGCCAGGAATTTCTAAGAAGCAGTGTTTGGCTAGTGGTTGTTGCTTTGATGATACTATACAGGGTGAACGTTTCTGTTTCTACAAGGCTG AGGAGGCTAAGTGCAACTGTTATGTGGGAAAATTGGTGCGAAATGCAGCAGGTGTGACTGGGAATGCAGGCCGACCAAGTTACGATGGTGCTGTTGTGAAGGTGGCATCCATCTTCTTAAAAGGCCAGATATTATACACTCCTGATAACAATATTACCCAAGAGATTATCAACCAG ATCAAGTCAGAGTTGTCTTTCATTGTTCGCATCAAGGAGTTTGCCTATTGGTGGGTTAACAACACAGACATGATCCACAAGATGGTTTTGGACACTACAAACGAACTGAAGAGGCCTATAAATAAG cGCGTTTGTAACTTGGTTCCCTTCCTTTCAAATACATCTGGGGAAGAAAGACAGCAAGAGCtcccatttttgttgtttccagAACTAAAAGAGTACAGAAATTTATTGTTGAACAGCACCTCCAACAATACCATCACACAGTTATCTGAGTCATTGGGTTTGCTGTTGAACAGCACATCTAACGAAACAATCACACTGTTGCCTGAGTCATTTGATGCCGTTGGCACTCTCCAAATGTTGGACATGCTTTTTGGGACTATAGCGGAAATATTTTCGTGTGTGGATCATGAGTATTTTCAAGCGTACAATAATGAAGAGTCTATGGTCAAACGTGCTGTCAACACGTCTGCATTACCGACCATTGCTA GCTTGGTTTTTGAGTCCTTGGATGATACAGATGACATGCCTCAGtttgtgaaatataaaattcGACAAGATGTGGATTTTACGCCAGCAACCTATAGAATTCGCAACTG GTACTGGCGGCCAGGTCCCGCAGACAGCTTCAGGAGTAGAGGTTACTTTAACACAGGGTTCCTATACCTTCAGGACCTTATAGACCGCGCCTTGATGAAGCTAATGCTGAATGAAACCGTTGTTGAACCAGGAGTGTATCTGCAGGAGTTTCCTTATCCTTGCTACGTTAAAGACAA CTTTGTCCGCTTTATTGGAGGGACTATGCCTCTGGTGAAAACGTTAGCATGGATTTTTACTGTGGCGATGATAGTTAAAAGTGTGGTTCATGAAAAAGAACGGAGACTTAAGGAAGTAATGAAG gttATGGGTCTTGGAAACGGGGTCCACTGGGTTGCCTGGTTTATCAACTGTTCAGCTCTCATGCTGGTCACCATAATAATTCTTGTGGTTATTCTGAAAGGCGGAAGGATCCTCTGGCATAGCAATCCAATGATCATCTTCTTATTTATGTTTGCATTTATGATGGCTACAATCATGCTCTGCTTCTTGATCACGGTGTTTTTTGCCCGAGCAAATCTTGCTGCAGCCTGTGGTGGAATCATATTCTTTCTGACCTATTTGCCGTATGTCTTTGTGCGATGGTTTGAGGAGTATATGTTAACGTGGCACAAAGCTCTTGTG agtTTGCTGTCCACAACCTCTTTCGGTATTTGCTGCAACTATATTGCGCGGTATGAAGAACAGGGAGTGGGTGCCCAGTGGTCCAACTTGTTTAGTAGTCCTGTGACTGATGATGGTTACAGTCTGGGTTTTGCAATTGTAATGATGTTTGTTGACGCGGTCATTTATGGTCTACTCACGTGGTACATTGAAGCGATTTTGCCAG GTCAGTATGGAATTCCACGTCCTTGGTACTTCCCCTTCCAAAAATCCTACTGGTTTGAAACTGCTAAGAGGAACACAGTCGATGTCTATGCCCCTGGGGACCAACAAGGCATGAACTTCTCATCAAGAGATGCAGCGATGACTTACAGATCTGGAGGCAGCAGG TCGGATGGTATGGATGAAGTCACCTTTCAGAACCTTGAAGGAGGTTGTGTGACGGATAAAGAACCTACTCATCTTCCCTTAGGTTGCTCAATCAGAAACTTGGTTAAG ATTTACAAAGACGGCAATAAATTAGCCGTGGACGGGCTGAATCTCAATCTGTACGAGGGTCAAATCACTTCGTTTCTTGGTCATAACGGCGCTGGTAAGACCACTACCATGTCTGTTCTTACGGGCCTGTTCCCGCCGACCTCCGGGACTGCCATCATTAATGGTTTTGACATCCGAACGGATATCGATTTGGTCCGGAAAAGCCTCGGAATCTGCCCGCAATACAACGTTTTGTTTGATGGCTTGACTGTGGAAGAGCATTTGTGGTTTTATGCGTCGCTCAAGGGAATGAGAAAGTCAGAAATCCCTGAAGAAGTTGAGAA GTTCTTGAAAGATGTTGGCCTGCAGAACAAACGCCACGAATTATCCAAGAACCTCTCTGGTGGTATGAAACGTAAACTCTCCGTGGCCCTGGCATTTTTGGCCGGCTCTAAGGTTGTTATTCTGGACGAGCCCACTGCTGGAGTGGACCCATATGCAAGGAGAGGAATTTGGGACTTGCTTCTGCAGTACAAGTCAG gTCGCACCGTGTTGTTGTCTACTCATCACATGGATGAAGCTGATATCCTGGGAGATCGAATCGCAATCATTTCACAAGGAAAGCTCCAGTGTTGTGGATCTTCATTGTTCCTGAAGGGACATTATGGCAACGGGTACTACGTGACTCTTACGAAAAAGACCCCTGAAGACAGACCCGATACTGCGCGCACCGTCCAAGATATTACTTTTGGAAACATGAGCGCAAACGATCCGGCTGCTTCGTTGGCAAGCTCTGTTGATGAAG GAGTTGGCTTGGATTCAGTCGATACCTCTGAGCAAGGAAGTCTCAGTTCCATTCCGACGAAATCGTCTCCAGTTGCCACCCTTCCAGACAGCGAAGTCTACTGCAGTGAACCAGTGGTCAGTTCCTTTATCAAGTCTCACATACCCTctgctcagttggtcgagaaCGTTGGATCCGAGTTGACCTATGTACTTCCGGCGGAAATGGCCAGGGAGGGTCGTTTTCAGGATCTGTTTGAGGAGTTAGATAGAAGCTTAGATAAGCTGCACATTGGAAGCTATGGAGTATCAGACACAACTCTAGAAGAG GTTTTCTTAAAAGTTGCCGAGGAGGCAGACATAGAAGAAGAACAAG ACAAGCTGGCAGCCGAGATGCCAAAACGTCGGAAAAGCTTTCGCCGTCATTTGAGCCGCGGCTCACGCAGTTCGAGAACAAGCGCAAACAATTTTAGTGATCGAGAACAACTTTTAACTGAAACGTTTCAAGAAATTGATGGCG ActatgaagaagaaattacGGAAGTTCCACCAGTGTTTGAAAGCACGGATGGAAGATACGAGGCAGTCGACAAGAGGTTGAGCGGACTTAAGCTTCTAAGAACACAGTTCTGGGCGCTGTTAGTAAAGCGATTCCATCATGCAAGAAGAAACAGGAAAGGTTTCCTGTCCCAG ATCCTTTTGCCTGCTATTTTTGTCTGTATCGCCATGGCTGTTGCTAAGATCCGACCTTCCTACGAAATGCCTCCTCTGGAACTTACCACTGACATGTTCTTAAACGCTGAACCTCATGTCCATTATCTGCCATTTGCCTTGGATAGTCAACGCGGAAATTCAACTGACGACCTAACAGATATGGTAGTAAAGTTCCCTGGAGTCG GTCCCGCTTGTTTGGAACGTTCCTGTGCACGAAAGCCAATTATCTTCAGCAAGCGACCTAGAGAACCTGTCAGCAAAACCCAGTGCGACTGCCAAACAACGGGAAATGCTCAGTGTCCAGCGAGTGCAGGGGGACCCAGACCCTCACAATGGGACTCATTTACAGGAGACAAGTTGCAGAACTTAACTGGGCGAAATTTGACCGATTACCTTCTGAAGACATATGGCAACTTCATAAGGAGAAG gtaTGGTGGTGTGAGCTTTGGAGACGACTTCAAGAATATACCAGATAGCGTTAATCAGTTTAATTTTAACAACAGCTTCGGATTAATCAAGAAACATAACGCAAAG GCTTGGTACAACACCAAAGGTTACCATGCTCCACCCACTTTCTTAAATGTACTGAACAATGCGATTTTAAGGAGAAAAGCTGCTGTTAAAGGATTTAACTCTTCCCAATTTG gCATAAGTGTTGTGAACCATCCAATGAATTACACCGAGGAACAACTCAGTGAACAGTCTAT TTATAACCGCATTGTGGACGTCCTTGTTGCCATCTGCGTGGTCTTTGCGCTCTCCTTTGTTCCTGCCAGTTTTGTAGTTTACTTAGTCAGCGAACGCGAATGCAAAGCTAAGCATTTGCACTTGGTTAGTGGTGTGCGTCCATATATCTACTGGTTGTCAACGTACGTGTGGGATTTG GCAAACTATACAATTCCATCGATCTGTTGCATTCTGATTTTCTTGGCTTTCGGGGAAGATTCGTACACTTCAGCCAGGAACTTCCCACCTACATTACTCTTGCTGCTTCTTTATGG TTGGTCCATCACCCCCCTCATGTACCCAGCATCGTTTATCTTCAAGGAGTCGAGCACGGCTTACATCGTTTTAATCTGTGTCAACTTGTTTATTGGGATCAACACAACACTAATTACGTTCATTTTGGAATTCTTTGCTGACGATCAG GAACTTGTCGATGTGAACAACGCATTGAAGAAGGTCTTCCTCATATTTCCCAATTATTGCCTGGGTCGTGGACTTATCGACCTCGCCAAGAACCAGTTCATGGATGTTTTCCAGCGATTTG ggaTAAACAATGTGAGGGATCCGTTTAGTTGGGACATTACTGGCAGAAACATCCTTATGATGATCATTCagggatttttgtttttcttcataacAGTTATGATCGAATACCGATTCTTCCTCCCGAGGAG ACGGGTTAACGTCGCACTTAAGCCACTCGATGCTAAAGACGAAGACGAGGACGTGCAACGAGAAAGACTCCGCATTGAAAGAGGAGGAGGAAGCAGTGACATCTTGAGGGTGGATAATCTGACCAAG GTGTACCagtcaaggaaaaaaagaaacgtaGCCGTCAATCGACTGTGTGTAGGAGTTCCCAAGGGTGAG tGTTTCGGACTTCTGGGTGTCAATGGAGCTGGCAAAACGACCACGTTTAAGATGCTGACAGGAGACATAGCTGTAACCCAAGGAGAAGCATTTGTCGATGGTTACAG cattttgaagaataTTCATAACGCGCACCAGTCCATGGGTTACTGTCCGCAGTTTGACGGGCTTGATGACCTGCTTACAGCCGCTGAACACCTTCAGCTATACGCAAGGCTCAGAGGTGTACCTGAGGGAGACGTCAAGCAG CTTGTTGACCATCTAATTCAACGGATGAACTTGACACAGTACCGGGACAGATGCGCAGGGGGGTACAGTGGGGGAAACAAGAGGAAGCTTTCCACTGCCATTGCACTAGTCGGCAACCCACCAATTATCTTCCTT GATGAACCGACCACTGGTATGGATCCAAAAGCAAGGCGTTTTCTGTGGAATGTCATCATTGGAATTGTGAAAGAAGGAAGGACGGTTATTTTAACCTCCCACAG CATGGAGGAATGCGAGTCGCTATGCAACCGTGTTGCCATTATGGTCAATGGACAGTTTAAATGCTTGGGAAGTCCACAACATCTTAAAAGCAA gTATGGAGATGGTTACACTGTGACCTTACGAGTAGGAGGGGAGCCATCGAAATTAGATGAAGTATCGGAATTCATTACAAGTCTCTTCCCTGGTGCAGTCCTTAAG GACAAACATCACAATCAACTGGAGTATCAATTCCCATCTCAAGGACTTGCGCTTTCCCAAGTGTTTGGCCACCTGGAGGCCAATCGCAAGATCTTTGATATTGAAGATTATTCCGTCTCACAGACAACACTTGATCAg gTGTTTATAAACTTTGCCAAGAATCAAACAGATGGAGATTCGGAAGAAATAGAGGACCTTAACACAAGATCACGTGAAGATGATCCAGCCGTGACTGAGCCCGAACAGGGCAGAGACGCAACCGTGACGTATGTGCGCATGACAGATCTTCTAACTGACGTCAGTGTGTAA